The Porites lutea chromosome 11, jaPorLute2.1, whole genome shotgun sequence genome includes a region encoding these proteins:
- the LOC140951712 gene encoding protein phosphatase 1E-like: protein MPIMSVPFTDEERQEALDFFRRFVADGTDAFGECENLPIRLSSLSVTVNELEGECIDWCLQYLRKSQAPEGITALIAHAAVRQIIESDLSGYRQDESEDALLSTSKIAKDVMNKVLEVCKQWNEGNPSFCKSKMKYESCVHAIKNTRRKMEDKHVILPQFNNLFGFQEDHSNQAFFAVYDGHSGVDASNYAATHLHCHLARNKCLEKDPLLALKEAFEKTDKCFVAKAKREGLRSGSTGVAVLIKGETLYVAWLGDSQVVLSKAGQPTLLMSPHKPDREDERQRIEALGGCVVYFGAWRVNGSLSVSRAIGDAEHKPYISGEPDVEEFNLEGDEDFLILACDGLWDVVKPDEAVELVVQYLADGGDRSTVAKLLVDSAKSGGSNDNISVVVVFLDVHKRCVESVTDTLSSIALTEVDQDLSSGDRAVNTSENGTKENSIFENKGNISPVPSPKLSPKFSKKTEDENTPVVHTSPQTTT from the exons ATGCCCATTATGAGTGTGCCCTTCACGGACGAGGAAAGGCAAGAGGCGTTAGATTTCTTCAGGCGATTTGTCGCTGATGGAACTGACGCGTTTGGTGAATGTGAGAACCTACCCATCCGACTAAGTTCACTCTCTGTCACTGTGAACGAGTTAGAAGGAGAATGCATCGACTGGTGCTTGCAGTACCTCAGGAAAAG CCAAGCTCCAGAAGGCATAACAGCACTTATCGCTCATGCTGCTGTAAGACAAATCATTGAAAGTGACCTGTCGGGTTACAGACAAGATGAATCTGAGGATGCCT TACTAAGCACTTCCAAAATTGCCAAAGATGTCATGAACAAGGTCCTTGAAGTTTGCAAGCAGTGGAATGAAGGAAATCCATCCTTTTGCAAGTCAAAGATGAAATATGAATCCTGTGTTCATGCCATCAAAAACACAAGGAGAAAAATGGAAGATAAACATGTCATTCTCCCTCAGTTTAATAATCTTTTTGGTTTTCAAGAG GATCACTCAAATCAGGCCTTCTTTGCTGTTTATGATGGTCACAGTGGTGTTGATGCTTCAAACTATGCTGCAACTCACCTTCACTGTCACCTTGCAAGAAACAAATGCCTTGAAAAGGATCCATTATTGGCTTTAAAAGAGGCTTTTGAAAAGACGGACAAGTGCTTTGTAGCAAAAGCCAAAAGAGAG GGTCTTCGTAGTGGTTCCACCGGTGTTGCCGTCCTGATTAAGGGTGAAACACTTTATGTTGCTTGGTTGGGAGACTCACAGGTTGTGCTCAGCAAAGCAGGGCAGCCCACTCTGCTGATGAGCCCTCACAAACCAGACAGAGAG GATGAAAGACAGAGAATTGAGGCCCTTGGAGGATGTGTTGTGTATTTTGGTGCATGGAGGGTGAATGGAAGTCTCTCAGTATCACGTGCAATTGGTGATGCTGAACACAAGCCTTACATCAGTGGAGAGCCTGATGTGGAGGAGTTCAATCTGGAAG GTGATGAAGACTTTCTCATATTAGCGTGTGACGGTTTATGGGATGTTGTCAAGCCTGATGAAGCTGTTGAATTAGTAGTTCAGTACCTTGCAGATGGAGGGGATAGATCAACTGTTGCTAAACTGCTTGTGGATAGTGCTAAAAGTGGTGGCTCGAATGACAACATCTCAGTTGTTGTTGTCTTCTTGGATGTCCATAAGAGATGTGTGGAATCTGTTACAGACACCTTGTCTAGCATAGCACTGACTGAAGTGGACCAAGATCTTTCTTCTGGTGACAGAGCTGTGAACACATCGGAAAATGGTACCAAGGAGAACAGTATCTTTGAAAATAAAGGGAACATTTCACCAGTACCATCTCCCAAACTTTCACCAAAGTTTTCCAAAAAGACAGAGGATGAAAATACACCTGTAGTACACACTTCACCACAAACAACAACATAG